A stretch of the Duncaniella dubosii genome encodes the following:
- the trxA gene encoding thioredoxin, whose protein sequence is MTFTDQNVHDIIASGKPVVIDFWATWCGPCQRMTPIVEELAEEYKDTVVIGKYNIEEENDLAAQYRIMSIPTILFFKNGEQIRDLRLAGAQPKENLEKQIKKLLEL, encoded by the coding sequence ATGACATTCACTGATCAGAACGTACACGACATCATTGCTTCAGGCAAACCGGTGGTAATCGATTTTTGGGCAACATGGTGCGGCCCCTGCCAGCGCATGACCCCCATCGTTGAAGAACTCGCTGAAGAATATAAAGATACAGTTGTCATCGGCAAGTATAACATCGAGGAGGAAAACGACCTTGCAGCACAGTATCGCATCATGTCAATCCCCACCATCCTCTTCTTCAAGAACGGTGAGCAGATCCGCGACCTCCGTCTTGCCGGCGCTCAGCCCAAAGAAAATCTCGAAAAGCAAATCAAGAAGCTTCTTGAACTTTAA
- a CDS encoding glycoside hydrolase family 2 TIM barrel-domain containing protein: MKFNDSTWTEVDLPHDFVADLPFAREASHSHGYKTVGYKYPETSVGWYRKVLPVAAEDSVMRLSLVFDGIFRDSRVWFNGFYLGGEPSGYTQQTYDITPYVNWGGDNVIAVGSDATLEEGWFYEGGGIYRHAWLDRKAPRHIADNSIATSFVDGPNSAVTVSGRIANRLYGVDPADNETWTLNAVLIDPQGNKAAEKTIDITGQLRRMIDRDRNHPSVIMWSVGNEEWGVEWDEKGRRIVSELRDVCHRLDPTRPMTVATSGGPMPIIPADVAGYNYIMQNPVEKYRAEYPARCAYGSEETSGCGTRGVYFDDRENGRMASLNRIPDSRDSCLNRIERGWRFYADRPWLAGLFYWTGFDYRGEPNPLEYPATGSEFGLLDYCGFPKDEAWYLKSWWTDEPVLYVFPTGISKDTRARPSTSGFTPTWMKSN, translated from the coding sequence ATGAAGTTCAACGACTCGACATGGACCGAAGTCGACCTCCCGCATGACTTTGTGGCCGACCTGCCATTTGCACGCGAGGCAAGCCACAGCCACGGCTACAAGACCGTCGGCTACAAATATCCCGAAACTTCCGTCGGGTGGTATCGCAAGGTACTTCCCGTGGCCGCCGAGGACTCCGTGATGCGTCTGTCGCTCGTTTTCGACGGAATATTCCGCGACAGCCGGGTGTGGTTCAACGGCTTCTATCTCGGAGGCGAACCGAGCGGCTACACACAGCAGACCTACGACATCACACCTTATGTCAACTGGGGCGGCGACAATGTGATTGCCGTCGGTTCGGATGCCACTCTCGAAGAAGGATGGTTCTATGAAGGCGGAGGCATCTACCGCCACGCATGGCTCGACCGCAAAGCACCCCGCCACATAGCCGACAACTCCATCGCGACATCCTTTGTCGACGGCCCGAATTCGGCTGTCACCGTCAGCGGGCGCATAGCCAACCGCCTCTACGGAGTCGATCCCGCCGACAATGAGACTTGGACCCTTAACGCCGTCCTCATCGACCCGCAGGGGAATAAGGCTGCTGAAAAAACAATCGACATCACCGGCCAGCTGCGCCGGATGATTGACCGCGACCGCAACCACCCCTCGGTGATAATGTGGAGCGTCGGCAATGAGGAGTGGGGTGTCGAATGGGATGAGAAAGGCCGTCGCATCGTCAGTGAGCTGCGCGACGTCTGCCACCGTCTCGACCCTACGCGCCCTATGACCGTGGCCACAAGCGGAGGCCCGATGCCGATAATTCCGGCCGATGTGGCGGGCTACAACTACATAATGCAGAACCCTGTCGAAAAATACCGCGCCGAATATCCGGCCCGCTGCGCCTACGGCTCGGAAGAGACATCGGGCTGCGGGACTCGCGGTGTCTATTTCGACGACCGTGAAAACGGACGAATGGCCTCGCTCAACCGCATTCCCGACAGTCGCGACAGCTGTCTCAACCGCATCGAGCGCGGATGGCGCTTCTATGCCGACCGCCCGTGGCTCGCCGGACTCTTCTATTGGACCGGATTTGACTACCGCGGCGAGCCTAACCCGCTCGAATATCCCGCGACCGGCTCTGAATTCGGTCTGCTCGACTACTGCGGTTTCCCGAAGGACGAGGCTTGGTATCTCAAATCGTGGTGGACCGACGAACCCGTGCTGTACGTCTTCCCCACTGGAATCTCGAAGGACACGAGGGCGAGACCATCGACCTCTGGGTTTACTCCAACATGGATGAAGTCGAACTGA
- a CDS encoding PhoH family protein produces the protein MIERIVIIDNVDPVSFYGVNNSNMQLIRNLFPKLRMAARGSVIKVIGDEHETAEFEKRIKELEEYCIKYNKLTEEVILDIVKGKSPETPRNDNVIIYGINGKPISPRNENQALMVKSVRENDLTFALGPAGTGKTYIAIALAVRALKNREVRKIILSRPAVEAGEKLGFLPGDMKDKIDPYLQPLYDALEDMIPAVKLKEYMETNVIQIAPLAFMRGRTLNDAVIVLDEAQNTTVQQIKMFLTRLGMNAKMIITGDATQIDLPRSVTSGLIQALKVLKDVPGIGKIEFAKKDIVRHALVQRIVDAYNHFDKEQEAETATAHSAEEQ, from the coding sequence ATGATTGAAAGAATCGTAATCATAGACAATGTAGACCCCGTCAGTTTCTACGGTGTCAACAACAGCAACATGCAGCTTATCCGCAATCTTTTCCCTAAATTGCGCATGGCAGCCCGCGGGTCGGTCATCAAGGTGATCGGCGACGAGCATGAGACCGCCGAGTTCGAGAAGCGCATCAAGGAGCTTGAGGAATATTGCATCAAGTACAACAAGCTGACCGAGGAGGTGATTCTCGACATCGTTAAGGGCAAGTCGCCAGAGACTCCGCGCAATGACAATGTGATTATCTACGGCATCAACGGCAAGCCTATCAGTCCGCGCAACGAGAATCAGGCGCTGATGGTGAAATCGGTCCGCGAGAATGACCTGACATTTGCCCTCGGGCCTGCCGGAACTGGAAAGACCTACATAGCCATCGCCTTGGCCGTAAGGGCGCTGAAAAACCGCGAAGTGCGCAAGATAATCCTGTCGCGTCCTGCCGTAGAGGCCGGCGAGAAGCTCGGTTTTCTGCCGGGCGACATGAAAGACAAGATCGATCCTTATCTCCAGCCTCTCTACGATGCTCTCGAAGACATGATTCCGGCGGTCAAGCTTAAGGAATACATGGAGACGAATGTCATTCAGATTGCTCCGCTCGCTTTCATGCGAGGACGCACGCTCAACGATGCTGTGATCGTGCTTGACGAGGCGCAAAACACCACCGTCCAGCAGATCAAGATGTTCCTTACACGCTTGGGCATGAACGCCAAGATGATCATTACGGGCGACGCCACACAGATTGACCTTCCGCGTTCGGTGACATCGGGGCTGATTCAGGCTCTGAAGGTGCTGAAGGATGTCCCCGGCATAGGCAAGATTGAATTTGCGAAGAAGGATATTGTCCGCCATGCTCTCGTCCAGCGCATTGTCGATGCCTACAATCATTTCGACAAGGAGCAGGAAGCCGAAACGGCAACAGCTCATAGCGCTGAGGAACAGTAA
- a CDS encoding cytidine deaminase: MKTFDITIPVVEAGFDELTPQQQQLVTLASKATYRSYAPYSKFSVGAAILLSNGEIVTGSNQENAAYPSGLCAERTAAFYAHATYPEARFTSIAIAARGTDGNELPDPISPCGHAVRLCLNMRNLPVGLLKLCLREEPYHDFPVRQLDSSLLFL; this comes from the coding sequence ATGAAGACTTTTGATATAACCATTCCCGTGGTTGAAGCCGGATTCGATGAACTGACTCCGCAACAGCAGCAGCTTGTGACGCTTGCAAGCAAGGCAACCTATCGCAGCTATGCCCCTTACAGTAAATTCAGTGTAGGAGCGGCCATCCTGCTCTCAAACGGTGAGATTGTCACCGGCTCTAATCAGGAAAACGCCGCATATCCGTCTGGACTGTGTGCCGAACGCACGGCGGCTTTCTATGCCCATGCCACCTATCCTGAAGCCCGCTTCACGTCCATTGCCATAGCTGCCCGCGGGACTGACGGCAACGAGCTTCCCGATCCGATTTCACCTTGCGGGCATGCCGTCAGGCTCTGCTTGAATATGAGAAACTTGCCGGTGGGCCTGTTGAAGTTATGCTTGCGGGAAGAACCGTATCATGATTTTCCCGTCCGTCAGCTCGACTCTTCCCTATTGTTTCTCTGA
- a CDS encoding glycosyltransferase family 2 protein has protein sequence MDISVVIPLYNEAESLPELAAWIERVMADHDFTYEVIFVDDGSTDDSWKVIEKLCAKNPGMHGISFRRNYGKSPALNTGFKAAKGDVVITMDADLQDSPDEIPELYRMIMRDGYDLVSGWKRKRYDPLSKTIPTKLFNATARKVSGIKNLHDFNCGLKAYRLEVVKHIEVYGDMHRYIPYLAKNAGFNRIGEKEVHHQARKYGTTKFGLDRFVNGYLDLATLWFTGKFGAKPMHFFGLLGSLMFIVGFIAVMVVGFGKLWDMYHGNPYILVTDSPYFYLALTMMILGTMLFLTGFIGELIVRNAPGRNHYEIKSEL, from the coding sequence ATGGATATATCAGTGGTCATACCCCTTTACAATGAAGCCGAGTCGCTTCCGGAGCTTGCGGCATGGATTGAACGTGTCATGGCTGACCACGACTTCACATACGAAGTGATTTTTGTCGACGACGGAAGCACCGACGACTCTTGGAAGGTGATAGAGAAGCTTTGCGCCAAGAATCCGGGAATGCACGGGATTTCGTTCAGACGCAACTATGGCAAGTCGCCGGCTCTCAACACCGGTTTCAAGGCTGCGAAAGGCGACGTAGTAATCACGATGGACGCCGACCTTCAGGATTCGCCCGACGAAATCCCCGAGCTTTACAGGATGATTATGCGCGACGGCTACGACCTCGTGTCGGGATGGAAGCGCAAGCGCTACGACCCGCTGTCGAAGACAATCCCCACCAAGCTATTCAACGCGACCGCACGCAAGGTGAGCGGCATAAAGAATCTGCACGACTTCAACTGCGGTCTGAAGGCTTACCGCCTTGAGGTGGTGAAGCATATCGAGGTCTACGGCGACATGCACCGCTATATTCCCTATCTTGCCAAGAATGCAGGTTTCAACCGCATCGGGGAGAAGGAGGTCCATCATCAGGCGCGTAAATACGGAACGACGAAGTTTGGCCTCGACCGTTTTGTCAACGGCTATCTCGACCTTGCAACCTTATGGTTCACCGGGAAGTTCGGGGCTAAGCCGATGCACTTCTTCGGTCTTCTGGGCTCGCTCATGTTCATAGTCGGCTTTATCGCCGTCATGGTGGTCGGTTTCGGCAAGCTCTGGGACATGTATCACGGCAATCCCTACATCCTTGTCACGGATTCTCCCTATTTCTATCTCGCTCTGACGATGATGATATTAGGCACGATGCTGTTTCTGACTGGGTTTATCGGCGAGCTGATTGTCCGTAACGCCCCGGGGCGCAATCACTATGAAATCAAGAGCGAACTCTGA
- a CDS encoding Lrp/AsnC family transcriptional regulator, producing the protein MEKIDNLDRKILEIVMRNARIASKDVAQECGVSRAAIHQRIQRMIDLNVITGSGYLVDPKVLGYRTCTYIGVNLERGAMYREVVPQLEKVPEVVECHYTTGPYSMLIKLFARDNEHLMELLNDKIQMIPGVVGTETLISLDHSISRVLPVTYDD; encoded by the coding sequence ATGGAAAAAATAGACAACTTAGACCGCAAGATATTAGAAATCGTCATGCGCAACGCGCGCATTGCCTCGAAAGATGTCGCTCAGGAATGCGGAGTCTCACGAGCGGCCATCCATCAGCGCATCCAGCGCATGATAGACCTCAATGTCATCACCGGCTCAGGATATCTCGTCGACCCTAAAGTCCTTGGCTATCGGACATGCACATATATCGGAGTCAACCTCGAACGCGGAGCTATGTACCGCGAGGTCGTCCCCCAGCTCGAAAAAGTCCCCGAAGTCGTCGAATGTCACTATACGACAGGTCCTTACTCGATGCTTATCAAGCTTTTCGCCCGCGACAACGAGCATCTGATGGAGCTTCTCAACGACAAAATCCAGATGATTCCCGGAGTCGTGGGAACCGAGACCCTCATATCGCTCGACCACAGTATCAGCCGGGTGCTCCCGGTAACTTACGACGACTGA
- a CDS encoding DUF6048 family protein yields the protein MYSFKHIFSCFASALRVAVAVVLALAATEVSAQRRVTPVTPDVPKTIPDSERQKRLDRTHVVEQIDAQGRKILVDTVTGTEVVDSLLLPVPPKMEYPLLHEVVGGVNLWNPIMRAFGQHYGLGDVWAEVSLHNRYFPFLAIGVDNCNDTPDGSNFTFRVPVSPYVKIGASYNFFYNSNPDYKLQMGLRYGFTNFKWNVDNVTVDDSYWGEEGKFSIADRKSTAGYLEVTFGIKVKVLKSWSLGWTIIYHSILHETKSDVGKPMFIPGYGKRGSAVTGGFSLMYTIPLNKNKTAEVNKIKEGDSGY from the coding sequence ATGTATAGTTTTAAACATATATTTTCGTGCTTCGCGTCTGCGCTACGGGTGGCCGTGGCGGTCGTTCTGGCATTGGCCGCGACCGAGGTGTCGGCACAGCGGCGTGTGACCCCTGTCACTCCCGATGTGCCCAAGACAATCCCCGATTCAGAGCGCCAGAAGCGTCTCGACCGCACACATGTCGTGGAGCAGATCGACGCTCAGGGCCGTAAGATTCTTGTCGATACGGTGACAGGCACCGAGGTTGTCGACTCGCTGCTGCTGCCCGTGCCTCCGAAGATGGAATATCCGCTTCTCCACGAGGTGGTCGGTGGTGTCAATCTGTGGAATCCCATCATGCGTGCATTCGGACAACATTACGGTCTTGGCGACGTGTGGGCGGAGGTGAGTCTCCACAACCGCTATTTCCCGTTTCTGGCAATCGGTGTCGACAATTGCAATGACACTCCCGACGGTTCGAACTTCACGTTCAGAGTCCCGGTGTCGCCCTACGTCAAAATCGGTGCGTCATACAACTTTTTCTATAACTCCAATCCGGACTACAAGTTGCAGATGGGCCTGAGATACGGGTTTACGAATTTCAAGTGGAACGTCGACAATGTGACAGTCGATGACAGCTATTGGGGCGAGGAAGGAAAATTCTCTATTGCCGACAGGAAGTCGACCGCCGGTTATCTCGAAGTGACTTTCGGAATCAAGGTGAAGGTGCTGAAGAGCTGGTCGCTCGGCTGGACGATAATCTACCACTCAATCCTCCACGAAACCAAGAGCGATGTCGGCAAGCCGATGTTCATCCCCGGTTACGGCAAGCGCGGTTCGGCGGTGACAGGCGGTTTTTCACTTATGTACACGATTCCGCTAAACAAAAACAAAACTGCGGAAGTTAATAAAATAAAAGAGGGAGACTCCGGATATTGA
- a CDS encoding helix-turn-helix domain-containing protein encodes MKLNKNRNKYDSPAYWTQLIQLSLQDNIRHYLEEKHLTQSEFAERLGVSKGYISQILNGDFDHKLSKLTQLALACEMVPRIEFVPKQHSREVAYESYIRPADWKHCTTYTRKLNFHTVRPQNAKYTELPGSKTLRSAVIFDGGNNWTESQSPITIDKIA; translated from the coding sequence ATGAAGCTCAACAAGAACAGAAATAAATATGATTCGCCCGCTTACTGGACGCAACTCATCCAGCTTTCGCTCCAAGATAACATCAGACATTATCTTGAAGAAAAACATCTGACGCAATCTGAGTTTGCTGAACGGCTTGGAGTGTCGAAAGGCTACATTTCCCAAATACTTAACGGCGATTTTGACCATAAACTCTCCAAACTCACCCAGCTGGCTCTTGCCTGCGAGATGGTGCCGCGCATAGAATTCGTCCCGAAGCAGCACAGCCGCGAAGTCGCCTACGAAAGCTATATCCGCCCTGCCGACTGGAAACATTGCACCACCTATACCCGAAAGCTGAACTTTCACACCGTCCGGCCTCAAAATGCGAAATACACAGAACTTCCCGGATCTAAAACTCTCCGTTCTGCCGTCATATTTGATGGAGGAAACAACTGGACAGAATCTCAATCTCCGATAACCATAGATAAGATTGCCTGA
- a CDS encoding DUF4982 domain-containing protein, which yields MDEVELIVNGKNLGRKTMPRNGHLSWPAVYRPGSVEARGYRNGRRVMTRKVETTGQAVRAIPDYAYSKDGIQIINVSLVDSKGRTVPTACNPVTITYGNPGATPDRTAAYACSAQATATRLSVASNAPPPDQIRHHSQSQPSTATPSSSSTTLTPVPSQSP from the coding sequence ATGGATGAAGTCGAACTGATTGTCAACGGCAAGAATCTCGGGCGCAAGACCATGCCCCGCAACGGCCATCTGTCATGGCCGGCCGTCTACCGTCCCGGCTCGGTTGAAGCCCGAGGCTACCGGAACGGCCGCCGGGTAATGACACGCAAGGTCGAGACCACCGGTCAGGCAGTCCGCGCCATCCCTGACTATGCCTATTCCAAAGATGGCATCCAGATCATCAACGTCAGTCTCGTCGACTCCAAAGGCCGCACCGTCCCCACAGCCTGCAACCCCGTCACCATCACCTACGGCAATCCCGGAGCCACCCCGGACAGGACTGCGGCATACGCCTGCTCGGCGCAGGCAACGGCGACCCGGCTTTCCGTGGCATCGAACGCCCCGCCCCCGGATCAAATCCGGCATCATTCACAATCCCAGCCTTCAACGGCCACGCCCAGTTCATCATCCACAACCCTCACTCCTGTCCCGTCTCAATCACCTTGA
- a CDS encoding DUF4199 domain-containing protein, whose translation MTANQNIITSPYRRGADFGFIFGLYLSLMFFSSIFASALPLLGLLSLVMVVCVPAVIYVFIRRYDKELQECATFPMMWMLGVVVFVCGILISGALLVVYMKWIEPDFIMGQLQGLIELGKNAPGTALEEAGGIAAQMIEANFIPSPIAIVSEIIMAAIVSGSILSIVISALIALRHKLQRQRRGRIDGADE comes from the coding sequence ATGACAGCAAATCAGAATATAATAACCTCTCCCTATCGCCGTGGTGCCGATTTCGGCTTCATTTTCGGCCTTTACCTGTCGCTGATGTTTTTCAGCTCCATTTTCGCCTCCGCTCTTCCGTTGCTCGGCCTTTTGTCGCTTGTGATGGTTGTATGTGTGCCTGCAGTAATCTATGTGTTCATCAGGCGCTACGACAAGGAACTTCAGGAGTGTGCCACTTTCCCGATGATGTGGATGCTCGGAGTGGTGGTGTTTGTCTGCGGAATCCTCATTTCGGGCGCTCTGCTTGTGGTCTACATGAAGTGGATCGAGCCTGATTTCATCATGGGGCAGCTGCAGGGGCTGATAGAGCTTGGCAAGAACGCGCCCGGGACGGCGCTCGAAGAGGCCGGCGGGATAGCCGCCCAGATGATCGAGGCCAATTTCATCCCCTCGCCGATCGCAATCGTGAGCGAGATTATCATGGCGGCGATTGTCAGCGGTTCGATTCTGTCGATTGTCATCAGCGCTCTCATTGCCCTGCGCCACAAGCTGCAGCGCCAGCGTCGCGGACGGATCGACGGTGCGGACGAATAA
- a CDS encoding DUF3316 domain-containing protein produces MVTLNDRPQLLFTTSQMTNRQLITIVLALLWLLPASASERTGSSAADSNTSASQLPGSTPEADPAIIRPVFAAYTAEFGSGHLADTYLSPIKYTGWHAGLDYQRYQAMRFDPEHWTMRLHFNLGLDKTDNPARNATMWSAMLNADWGMMRKFRPFTPDLTLAVGGSTGIEAGCLYNARNGNNPASAKAAWTVNLTGYASWRTKLWRLPVTLTYQPTLPVAGTFFAPDYGELYYEIYLGDHKGLAHAAWWGNYFKLDNQLTADLHLGSTNLRLGYHGAIFSSKINHVVTHIFTHAFTVGVSGEWISVNPRKGIPAKCRMINALY; encoded by the coding sequence ATGGTCACTCTGAATGACCGTCCGCAGCTCTTATTCACCACATCACAAATGACAAACCGACAACTTATCACCATAGTTCTTGCGCTGTTATGGCTCTTGCCGGCCTCTGCATCAGAGCGTACCGGCAGTTCCGCAGCAGACAGCAACACCTCAGCGTCACAGCTACCCGGCAGCACACCCGAAGCCGACCCTGCCATCATCCGCCCCGTCTTTGCAGCCTATACCGCCGAATTCGGGTCAGGCCATCTCGCCGACACCTACCTCAGCCCCATAAAATACACCGGATGGCACGCCGGGCTTGACTACCAGCGCTATCAGGCTATGCGTTTCGACCCCGAACACTGGACCATGCGCCTCCACTTCAACCTCGGGCTCGACAAGACCGACAATCCCGCACGCAACGCCACGATGTGGAGCGCCATGCTCAACGCCGACTGGGGCATGATGCGGAAGTTCCGTCCCTTCACCCCCGACCTCACCCTCGCCGTCGGCGGCTCGACCGGCATCGAGGCCGGATGTCTCTATAACGCACGCAACGGCAACAACCCTGCCTCAGCCAAGGCCGCATGGACCGTCAACCTGACCGGCTACGCCTCATGGCGCACAAAACTGTGGCGGTTGCCGGTGACACTCACATATCAGCCGACCCTCCCCGTCGCAGGAACATTTTTCGCCCCGGACTACGGCGAGCTTTACTATGAAATCTATCTCGGCGACCACAAGGGACTCGCCCACGCCGCATGGTGGGGCAACTATTTCAAGCTCGACAACCAGCTGACCGCCGACCTCCACCTCGGATCGACCAACCTGCGCCTCGGCTACCACGGCGCAATCTTCTCGTCGAAAATCAATCATGTGGTGACCCACATCTTCACCCACGCCTTCACCGTAGGTGTGAGCGGCGAGTGGATTTCGGTCAATCCGCGAAAGGGCATTCCCGCCAAATGCCGGATGATAAACGCCTTATATTAA
- a CDS encoding DUF6452 family protein: MKALFNIVAVGGCIWAAVSSCSNVGCTENQNSLPLAGFYSMSTKQQITPDSVAVGGVDAPNDTLLLGPGSRVSQLYLPFRSTKPSTEFYFQYKQKALDFPWLIDTLRFDYVATPYFASEDCGAMYHYRITSYSYTTHLIDSVAVTDSLITNIDHETIQIYFRTAEEEEE, translated from the coding sequence TTGAAAGCGCTTTTTAACATAGTTGCCGTCGGGGGCTGTATCTGGGCTGCTGTGAGTTCGTGTAGCAATGTCGGTTGTACGGAAAACCAGAATTCATTGCCGCTCGCAGGTTTCTACTCGATGTCGACCAAACAGCAGATCACTCCCGACTCGGTGGCTGTCGGCGGGGTCGATGCTCCGAACGATACCCTGCTTCTCGGACCGGGGTCGCGTGTGTCGCAGCTCTATCTCCCTTTCCGTTCCACCAAGCCGTCGACGGAGTTCTATTTTCAATATAAACAGAAGGCTCTTGACTTTCCGTGGCTAATCGACACGCTGCGTTTCGACTATGTGGCCACGCCATATTTCGCGTCGGAAGACTGCGGGGCGATGTATCACTACCGTATTACGTCTTATAGCTATACGACTCATCTCATTGACTCTGTGGCAGTGACCGACTCGCTTATAACCAACATCGACCACGAGACAATCCAGATTTATTTCCGCACGGCGGAGGAAGAGGAAGAATGA
- a CDS encoding nitroreductase family protein, translating into MKSNAYPQLYRLCEQRYSCRAYSDRKVERDTVLTVLDIVRLAPSACNRQPWKFLVADSDEQRAAILSSYDREWIRTAPEFIVACGIHDEAWHRGCDGKDHTDVDVSIAVEHLCLAATSLGLGTCWVCNFDPKAIAEAFGLPEGVEPVAIIPLGYPAEGVEVPAKKRKELDEIVKWGRF; encoded by the coding sequence ATGAAATCAAACGCATATCCCCAATTATATCGCCTTTGCGAGCAGCGCTATTCATGCCGCGCCTATTCCGACCGCAAGGTTGAGCGCGACACTGTGCTTACCGTCCTTGACATCGTGCGCCTCGCGCCGTCGGCCTGCAACCGTCAGCCGTGGAAATTCCTTGTGGCTGATTCCGACGAGCAGCGCGCGGCTATCCTGAGCAGCTATGACCGCGAGTGGATACGCACCGCTCCGGAATTTATCGTCGCATGCGGCATCCATGACGAGGCTTGGCACCGAGGCTGCGACGGCAAGGATCACACTGATGTCGATGTCTCGATAGCCGTCGAGCATCTCTGTCTGGCCGCCACCTCGCTCGGTCTCGGGACTTGCTGGGTCTGCAATTTCGATCCCAAGGCGATTGCCGAGGCTTTCGGTCTGCCCGAAGGCGTAGAGCCGGTCGCTATTATTCCGCTCGGCTATCCGGCTGAGGGAGTCGAAGTTCCCGCCAAGAAGCGCAAGGAGCTTGACGAGATTGTCAAGTGGGGACGGTTTTAA
- a CDS encoding LptE family protein, translated as MKSIRIPHLFHCLLILLASCMMGGCRISYKLNGAAIDYTVYKTIYVSNFPIRAALVYPPLQQTFENELLDYISRNTRLRTVDTPNADLQLEGEITGYNLSPRPSPKTHTPHAPA; from the coding sequence ATGAAATCAATTCGCATACCACATCTCTTCCACTGCCTGCTGATCCTGCTCGCATCCTGCATGATGGGCGGATGCCGTATCAGCTACAAACTCAACGGTGCAGCCATCGACTACACCGTCTACAAGACCATCTACGTATCAAACTTCCCCATCCGCGCTGCGCTCGTCTATCCGCCTCTACAGCAGACGTTTGAAAACGAACTGCTCGACTATATCTCGCGCAACACCCGTCTGCGCACCGTCGACACCCCCAACGCCGACCTGCAGCTCGAAGGCGAGATCACAGGCTACAACCTCTCCCCCAGGCCGTCACCGAAAACGCATACGCCTCACGCACCCGCCTGA
- a CDS encoding low molecular weight protein-tyrosine-phosphatase: MNNDNPARRRICDILSARQEGKPFRVLFVCLGNICRSPAAEGIMRDIVESKGRQDGWVIDSAGTGAYHIGDLPDRRMRVHARQRGLELTHRARQVDTEDFLDFDMIVAMDASNVSNLRRVAPSVEAERKIVPMAAFFTDTSRYDHVPDPYYEGSEGFELVLDLLQDGCRNLFDTFDN; encoded by the coding sequence ATGAACAACGATAATCCCGCCCGCCGGCGTATCTGCGACATCCTGTCGGCCCGTCAAGAAGGAAAACCCTTCAGAGTGCTTTTCGTTTGCCTCGGCAATATCTGCCGTTCGCCTGCGGCCGAAGGTATAATGCGCGACATTGTGGAGAGCAAGGGTCGTCAGGACGGCTGGGTGATTGACTCAGCCGGAACGGGCGCCTACCACATCGGCGATCTTCCCGACCGGCGCATGAGGGTGCATGCCCGTCAGCGAGGTCTGGAGCTGACCCATCGCGCCCGTCAGGTCGATACCGAAGATTTCCTTGATTTCGATATGATAGTGGCTATGGACGCTTCAAACGTCTCCAATCTGCGGCGTGTAGCGCCGTCGGTGGAGGCCGAGAGGAAAATAGTGCCTATGGCGGCTTTTTTTACCGACACTTCCCGCTACGACCATGTGCCTGACCCCTATTATGAAGGTTCGGAAGGTTTCGAGCTTGTGCTCGATCTGCTTCAGGACGGCTGCCGGAATTTATTTGATACATTTGACAACTGA
- the secG gene encoding preprotein translocase subunit SecG: MYILLIILTLICAVLLICVVLVQKSKGGGLSSSFAGSNQIMGVRRTNSFIEKLTWGLAGAICLLSILATFSMPKAINANSSRVNAAPAEQVIPGDFNTAAPEAAPAATPAPAATETPAEAPAQASDSETPTE, from the coding sequence ATGTATATTTTATTGATTATCCTGACGCTCATCTGCGCAGTGCTCCTGATTTGCGTAGTGCTCGTTCAGAAGTCCAAAGGCGGAGGCCTTTCGTCATCGTTTGCAGGTTCAAACCAGATCATGGGTGTGCGCCGCACCAACAGCTTCATCGAGAAACTCACATGGGGTCTCGCCGGAGCCATCTGCCTCCTCTCCATTCTTGCAACATTCTCTATGCCCAAGGCCATCAACGCCAATTCGTCACGCGTAAACGCCGCTCCCGCCGAGCAGGTTATTCCCGGTGATTTCAACACTGCAGCTCCTGAAGCCGCTCCCGCAGCGACTCCCGCTCCCGCTGCCACTGAAACTCCCGCCGAAGCTCCCGCACAGGCATCTGACTCTGAGACTCCCACCGAATAA